The genomic window CCCCGATATAGCTCGACAGCGAAGCCTTGGTCACCGCATCCGCCGTAGTGCCGCGAATGCTAGCCGACACAGCCCTGACATCGGCGGACACAAGATCCAGCTGGCCAGCATGTATCCTCATGCCGCTCGTCCTAGACTGGGTGTTCCGCCCACGATCGGGAGTGGTGAACTCCTCCCTTCTCATGTGCAAATCCAGCATCCAGCTGTCAAACCGGACCTTGATACCCGTCGCAGAAACAGAATTCTCCGCGTAGTCCTCCACATCCTTGTGCTTGTAGATGTGACTGAGGAACAGCGGCGCCAGCAAAACATTGTACTTGATCGTAGCCAGATGCCTCCCAAACTTCTTGCtgttcttctctcttccagGCCAGAGAGCACCCTGTCGAATAGGCAGAGAAAGCGGCCCAGAGAAAAGCGACCACCAGGCGAAGAAGTGGGTGAAGAATCTCGGGGTGAGATGCACCGTATTGTAGCTGCGAGACGGTTCCGTGACAGACCCAGTCCACTCCCGATCAACCGGCGCCCGAACAGCAACAGACAAGTGAATATGCTGACTGCGGAACCCGCGAAAGGCATCATACGGCACGCCATTCTCCGCCTTGGCGAGATGGGGCGCCTTGAGAATGACATCGTAATGAGGCTTGAACTCGAAGCTCCTCTCACCATTGACAATAGCCTTTTCAAACACCAGTCCGGCCATCACTTGCACCTTGCCGGACAGTTTCATGACCACTTTTTTGAAAGCCGCGCCGGATTTGTAGCTGCTGTCACTGGTAAAgctctcatcctcgccatgcTGCCTCCTCGTTTCACGGACGTGATGGCTGTAATCAGGCACAGCAAGGACATACTCGCCGCTGTCCACCGTCATGAACCGCTTCGGGTCATCATCAGCGTGAATATTCCACCTGACATCCTTCCTCCAGCACATGATGAAGCCCGCGCCGTTCCCAGTGACCTGGTAAGGATCCCTACTGCCCTTCAGCGCCAGGTGGACATCGCCGCCCTCCCTCCACGCCACCCGAACTCTGGAGTGGAAATTCAGCCGAATCTTGTCCCAGAACCCGACCTTTTCAGATGGATCAAGCTGCGGCTTCGTCATCGACTCtatcgccatcatcatgtcctGAATCGCAGGCTGATACGACGGCCCCCAGGTGATCCTCGTCGGATTGCTGGTATGGATATCAATCACCATGTCAGAGAAAGTCTTGACAGGCCCGATGGTCCTGCGGACGTCCACCGCAAAGCTTCCCTGGTTGGATGCCATTGGATCCAGATTCCGGCCAGGCACAATCTGGACTTTGATCTTTCTCATCGACTCTGGTCCTCTGTACTCTTCGGCAATGACAAAGTCCGTCGTCATGGACAGAGCCTGCATTCTCGCGGATTGGGATGACTTGGTCGAGGGAACATGGATAAACGGCAGTGGGTAGTCTCTCAGAGATATCCTCGCCTCGCCCATCTCGATCCTGACGCTCATCGGGACAAGCAACGCATATTTCATATCCCTTGGCATGCCCTTCCCGACCTTGTGCAAGAAATCAGGCAGGTCTTTCATCGGGAAAGACGGCTTGTCGAGCATGATGTGCAGATCGCTAAGCAGCGCCGACATCAACGCTGGCCGCTGCGGGACCTCGAGAATCTTTTCGCTGTCGTTCCAGTCCTCTGGCACCTCGTTGTGGCCCCAGAACGCAGCGTGCAAGTCCTTGGTGGCATTCTTGGACAGCTCATACTGCTGATCAATCCGCTGCTTCCAGCTCCTGGCGTTATGAATATTGAGCCTCTCTCTCGCTTCATTGATCGAGATCCTGGCATCCCCACTGATccccaaacaccccccctcagGATCATACCTTGGCGCCCGTCCCCtaaacctcccctcccccccaccagaCCGTCCCTGGTCAGCCCCAATACTCCTACTCCTCGGGCCCCCATCCCCTgacatcctcgtcttcccccTCGACGCCGCCGACCTCGTCCTCAACTTGGCGCTCTCCTTCTTCGACTCCTCCTCATggatcttcttcaccttgaCCCTaaacgcctcctccctcgcctgcCTCTGCATCATCTCCACCTTCCCGGCCCGATAAATCACCCCCAACTTCCACTCAAACGccccatcctccagctcaaAAAGCAACGTCTTGGTACGGAGCGAGACTTTGGGCACATTCCTCGGCCCCTCCGGTCCCTTATCCAGAATATACTCATTCGTCCCCGTCTTGAACCGATGATGCAGCTGCTGCACCGACTTGATCGAGTTGACAAAATTGTCCGTAATCTTGTACACCACCAAATCATGCGGCACCGCCACCCTGATCGTCTCCGAGACCACATCAAACATCCTCTCATCCTGCACCTGCCCACCCGTAAACTTTTTCCTCGACTCCCGGTAGTCCAACCTCACGTTCTTGACGCTGATGATCCTTGCCCAgaccctcctcatcctcggcgctTCCGCATAGAGCCTTATCAACCTCGCATGCAAAAACGGTGGCGACCAGCGATGTCTCCCCGCCTCCAAGTTACATATCTGGAACATCACCTGGGGATCAGAAGGTAAATCCGCCTTGATCTGGATCAGCGTCGCCTTGAAATCAACCGCCACCAACTCTTGAACAAAAGACCTCgcgacctccccatcaagCGACAGCTCCGGAATAGTCCCCCCCGCAGAAGGCGGCGACAAGtgtcccaccaccagcctctTCGCACCCATCTTGGGAGTActcggcaccatcaccaccggtgTCGCCGGGCTTGCCCCCCCAGCAGCATTCGTCCTCACAAACGCCTTCCTCAGCACCGCAACCgccacagcaacagcataATGCCTGTAAAGCGAGTACTGCAGCAACACCGTCCTAATCTGCGAATGAACATGAAACACCGGCCCCTGGTTGTCACTCAGCGTCGAAAACGCCAGCTCCAACTTGGGAATATTCAAAAACGGCTCCACTTCCCACTTGTCCTCCGCCTCAATCATGTAGGCTTCAAACCCCCTCACATGAAgcgatatcctcctcccatccccatcatgaTGATACTTTTTCCTCGGAGACATCGGAATCGTTTTCAAAAGATCAGTCTCGGGCGACATCATCCCCCGACTGCTCGCCCGTCGTCTAGACGGCCTCCTCTGAAGATTGTCAAGCCTCTGGGCGCGGTATTCGGTCGTCCACGTATCCAGCTGAATCGCCAGACCCCTCGTCTCGTCAGAGATGTCCTTGTCCACACCCGCCACCTCAACACTAAAGTCTGAGCAGGACAGCTGAAAGTGCAACAGCCACGCCGGCATCGCCCGCAGGAAATTAGAGTGCCTCGCCGTCTTTGACGAAGCCCTCTTGTCCGGCTCGACGTCCAGTCGCAACTGTCGTACAATCTGCCTCAGACCGTCCCCAATCTCATCTTTGACCATCTTCAGCGAGAAAGTCTGCAGATTGCCCGTCGCCACCACCTGGACGTTAGGCGAGGCGCTAAGCTGAATTTTGAGATCAAACGAGTCCGTCTCGAGGAGATCAATCTTTTCGTTTCCGGCCGAGGTCTGGTAGTAAAGATGGTGAGTTTGTAGCCGCATAGTAGCTGCAAGGCTGTAGTGAAGCTGGTCGACCGTAGAATGGAACGACTCCATGTCCAGTGAAATGGACGAGATGGATGATATAATCAGATCAAAATCATCTGGATCAGCGCCTTTGTGCACCGGCGGGAGTGCTATTCTCACTACTGGCTCGTGCATGGAGAACTTGATGTTGgccttggggaggaggcgtgaGATGAGCATGTGCCGTGTCTGCGGTTCGGATTTGGGAGCTTTTGGCTTTCGTCGTAGCATAGCTAtaagaagagggaggtgtcGAGGATCGAGGTCGACGGATGGTGAGGTGACGACCGAGTTGGCGAATAAAATGTTGGCATTGCGCTGCTCAGCGGTGCCCTCGTGGGTGAGCTCGACTGTTTTAGAGGGGAGGGTCGTCcgaacggtggtggtggccatggGGATGTACATGATCCTCTCGGGCTTGCCATGTCCATCGTCAAGGCCGATGGATACTGACAACGCGGCAGCCAATGCTTCGTGGGCAGTATCTTTTGAGGGAAAATACATCCTATGTGCTGAGGACTTGGGGTCGAGCCGGTGGAGGTCGATGCCCACCTCCTTCATGGATGCGTTTAGAAGCACAGGATTTCCTCCAGGACGAACGTGGTCAATCTTTTTAGTCAAACCAACATAGCTGACAGCAAACTGAACCTCCTTGATGCCCCTAAGGATCGAGCTGACAAGCTCCTTCGAGTCGGAAACGGTCTGCATCAGCTCGTGGTTCGTTGTGCTCCCCGGTACATCGATCTCCTGCATCACCTGATCGACAATAACGCCCATAGGATCGGATTGGGCAAACTCCTGATTGCATTGGCTCTTGATCTGCTTGAACAGTTTCGCGCTGTGGCTGACATCGTCATATGGGACATGTAGACGGCCGAGCTTCAGCGAAATGGCGGCGTCGCGGAGACCGTCGAGGGCTTCGTATAAATAGCCGTGGATGTTCAGGGTGGCGCTGTCCAAAACCTCCAACGATTCTCCCCCATTGGCCGTAAAAAGAACACTCCTCAGCGTCACAATCCACTCCGCTTGCTGTTTCTGACGGCTCCTCTCTGCCTTCCCttgcaagaagaagcgcgCCCGGTCGACCATCTTCGACCTCGTGTCAACCGCCACGGTAAAACTGCCCACTTGCACGTTGCCCACGTCGACAATGTTGACCGAGGAATTGGTCGcaaccacatccaccatccgAAGCCAGTTCACCTTGCGGTGCAacagcttcagcttctctTTTATCTTGGTCAGGCGCTTCCAAGTCTTACTCCTCCCAGCCGACATGGTCTCGCGCCTCGTGATTTTCGGCACCTTCATCGATTCAGCAGCCGGAGGAGTGGAAGCCGCGCCATTGAGCTTCGTCTTTTCGTTATCGCCATCGCTATCCGAGTCCGAATCCTCGCTGCCTGCTGCCAGCCCCGCAGCCTTGTTCCCTTCCAACTCCTTGATATCGACGGTAACGGCGAGTTCGCTGACGACTATGCTGAGCCAGGTGGGCTGGGAAAAGGTCGGTCGGTGGACGTTGAGGCCGAGGCCTCTGATGTCGATTCGTATGCCATCGCGCGGGGTGTAGGACAGTCGTCTGAAGGAGAAATAGCCTATGCGCTGGATCGAGAGGCCGGTGATGATTCGTATTACGGCAAATAAAACAAAGGTCGAGAGATAGAGAAGGACTAGGATTCCAAACACAAAGGTCGGGTTAAGGAGGGCCATCTCGAGATGGTATGTACAACGGGGAGGGACTGGTGGCAGGTGGTGACGTCCATCAGTCGCATACAGTTTCGTGGTATCTTGGGACGTGTAAGTTTCCAAATCCACGGGATCCCCGTCACAGGTTTGAGGGGACAGCCTATCTACATTCACTCGCGCGACCTGGGGAGCAGTGCCATGGTGTGTGGGATCGTTTCTCGTTTCGTCGAGGTAGGTAAGGTCGGGGATCGGAGGACAGCTTTGCAGCAGTTGAGGTGCAGTGCCTGGCAGATagcaggaggggaggtttcTTGTCAAGAGGTACACGGGATACTACCGATGCTACGTCGTGTGGTTAGGTACTTGTCATCATGGATGTTGGGTTCAGACTATTTACCAACGCAGTGGCGCAATTAAGGGCGCGGCAGGTAGAagtagtaaaaaaaaaagacaactAGCACTGGTATCAAAAGTAACAAAAAGGAAGTGCTCCGTGTGGAAAAAAGGGAGGGAAATTGATAAAGAGTCGAGGTCCCAATTCCATTCCCCAAATTCCACAGGCTCCAGAAGTGGGATGGAGTCGCTGGCCTGGGGCGAAATGAATGATCGCTTTGATAACCAATGCCACCCTGGTCACTTCCCCTGGCCAGGTCACAATCCGCCAAAATCCAGTCTTGGCAGGGAGCTTCTGGATGCTTTTCTGccggccaccaccgcccatgTCCACTGCCAGTCGAGCCAGTCTCCCACAAGATCTCCAGGCCAAGCTCATTTAGCGCAAGGATCAaggtgtgagtgagtgagtgagtgaaaGAAAACGCGGGGTGATGAATTGAATCTTTTTTGTTGAAGCTCTTGTCGAGGAAGCTTTGTGTGCTGCTGAGGAACCAATTGCAATCTAGACATTCCATGAGCTGCGATAGGGTCCCTGCAGCTTCGAGAAACCTTGCAACCGTTTCTGCCGTGAAGCAAACCATTTGCGGCTGCAGATGGTGGCCCGTTCATTTGATAGGTGAAGCTGCAACAAACAGTGCTTCAAACAAATCAGACAACTGAGTCGTGAGGTTACAGTTGGCCGTCTTTATCCGAACACAGAGTAGTCTCGCTGCCATCTGATAATCTGATTGTAGCTGGCAAAATATATAGATATTATATACACGTATTTACATCTCGTTCACCGCCGCACGgctctcctctccagccaGTCTGTGACGCACAGGTTCAACACATCCAAGATCCAAGCGCCGGTCGTTCAATTGCTTGGATAGGTGTCATCATGAGCTTTCCATACGATCCGGGCTTTCGTTGCCTCGGAGGTTTCGCGCTCTCGGCCAGCTTTTGCACCAGAAGAAACGGTGATGGGGTTCTATCGATCGCTTAAGATTACCATCTCCACCAAGACTGACTCTGACCCTTTTTGTCCGCCTGAATCGGTATGTTATCCGTAGCCTCCTTGACTTCCTTTATCAAAGGAACCTGTTcagttggcggtggtgtattCCCCATCTTCTTGCTGTCGGCTTCCCGAAGCTCTCTGATGCGGTCGTCGATGAGGGCAATGTCAGCCTCTACTCGGAGCAgtttctcctccaacagaTTCACATAATCTTGATCTGAAAGTGCTGTAATGGGACTCCAACTCGAGTGCCAGAACCGCTTGTTCTTTGAAGGATCCTTTTccgcttctttttgcttggccTCCCTTCTATTGGCAAAGGCTtgccctccagctcccagcaGGGAACATACGATGGCTCCAGGAATAATATTTCGCGGCCCTCCTGTTGGAATGGTCAAAATAgagtttgttgttgagacCGCTTGGACTTGGACTTACGAATAGATCCTCCGACAACACCAGAGACTGCACCGGCAAAAGTACTTCCTTTGAGCTTGTCTCCGGGAGTAATCTTgtcctctcctcccagagCGTTAAAGGCCACCAACCGAGCAGCCCAGTAACTTGAACCTAGGGCGAACCATtgaccaccagcaaccaacgAGAAAAATACCGGTGGTGCACCGCGAAGGATACCAGCTGCTCCTCCCATAAACAAGCCACAGGCACCTGATTACAACATCAGCAATTGTTCTGCTAGTTGCACTAAAAGGGGCTCAACGAGAAAGGCTCATACCAGCCGAGCCGCCCActttgagggaggggactACAATATCCATCACCTCTTGCGGGAGGAGTTGTCTTTGCTCTTTTGACGGCATCTGGTCCCTCGGTGGCCTTTGTTCTGGTGAGGATGAACTGGGGTTTGTTTTCGATTCGTCGACCTCTGAAAGAGCGATGCGCTTCATTTTTGACTCTCGGGGTCTGCGCTCAGACGGCTAACCAAATAAACTTTTCTTCAGTGGGTTGGTATTCACTTGTGTGGTGTACTCAAACCACAGCGTGCAGTAGTTCAAGTCGATCATTCAGCACAAGTTTATGTAAAGTATGGATAGATACTAGCTATCTAATAGCTGTGAAAGCTTCCCCACTGCAGATGTGCCAAAGCTTCCCCTGGGTGTGGGTCTAACCTTGTGTGGTCTAGCCTATAATAGAAGCGGCCGATTCACTTGGCCTCTCAGCGGTTctcagctggtggtgggagaaaaaaaaaaagaaggcccACCAACCCTGTCGCTGCAATTTTTCGCTTCCCGCCGCCCGCAACAACCACGCACCGAGTTGACCCAAGGTTGCGAAACTTCCACTCCGcctcccaccaacccgcCTGCTTCAGCTTTCGGGTCCGGACTCATCCATCACTCGACCCTTTTcgatacctacctacttcTTGACGGATCCCCTCACGGTTCCCGTCATCAACTCCATCCTACGCGCTTCGTCTCGCAAGCGCGTGGCCAACTAAACCGCAATCATGGGTAAGCAACCATCTCCCGCCTCCATTTCGCTACCTACCTCGACTGCCCCGCCCTCTGATTTATACCCCTCGCGACAAACACACGTTGCTACTCATGACCTCACTTGCTAACAtgtcctctcctctccagctcccaagaaagagaaa from Podospora pseudoanserina strain CBS 124.78 chromosome 7 map unlocalized CBS124.78p_7.2, whole genome shotgun sequence includes these protein-coding regions:
- the FMP27 gene encoding Protein SABRE (COG:S; EggNog:ENOG503NUKM), translated to MALLNPTFVFGILVLLYLSTFVLFAVIRIITGLSIQRIGYFSFRRLSYTPRDGIRIDIRGLGLNVHRPTFSQPTWLSIVVSELAVTVDIKELEGNKAAGLAAGSEDSDSDSDGDNEKTKLNGAASTPPAAESMKVPKITRRETMSAGRSKTWKRLTKIKEKLKLLHRKVNWLRMVDVVATNSSVNIVDVGNVQVGSFTVAVDTRSKMVDRARFFLQGKAERSRQKQQAEWIVTLRSVLFTANGGESLEVLDSATLNIHGYLYEALDGLRDAAISLKLGRLHVPYDDVSHSAKLFKQIKSQCNQEFAQSDPMGVIVDQVMQEIDVPGSTTNHELMQTVSDSKELVSSILRGIKEVQFAVSYVGLTKKIDHVRPGGNPVLLNASMKEVGIDLHRLDPKSSAHRMYFPSKDTAHEALAAALSVSIGLDDGHGKPERIMYIPMATTTVRTTLPSKTVELTHEGTAEQRNANILFANSVVTSPSVDLDPRHLPLLIAMLRRKPKAPKSEPQTRHMLISRLLPKANIKFSMHEPVVRIALPPVHKGADPDDFDLIISSISSISLDMESFHSTVDQLHYSLAATMRLQTHHLYYQTSAGNEKIDLLETDSFDLKIQLSASPNVQVVATGNLQTFSLKMVKDEIGDGLRQIVRQLRLDVEPDKRASSKTARHSNFLRAMPAWLLHFQLSCSDFSVEVAGVDKDISDETRGLAIQLDTWTTEYRAQRLDNLQRRPSRRRASSRGMMSPETDLLKTIPMSPRKKYHHDGDGRRISLHVRGFEAYMIEAEDKWEVEPFLNIPKLELAFSTLSDNQGPVFHVHSQIRTVLLQYSLYRHYAVAVAVAVLRKAFVRTNAAGGASPATPVVMVPSTPKMGAKRLVVGHLSPPSAGGTIPELSLDGEVARSFVQELVAVDFKATLIQIKADLPSDPQVMFQICNLEAGRHRWSPPFLHARLIRLYAEAPRMRRVWARIISVKNVRLDYRESRKKFTGGQVQDERMFDVVSETIRVAVPHDLVVYKITDNFVNSIKSVQQLHHRFKTGTNEYILDKGPEGPRNVPKVSLRTKTLLFELEDGAFEWKLGVIYRAGKVEMMQRQAREEAFRVKVKKIHEEESKKESAKLRTRSAASRGKTRMSGDGGPRSRSIGADQGRSGGGEGRFRGRAPRYDPEGGCLGISGDARISINEARERLNIHNARSWKQRIDQQYELSKNATKDLHAAFWGHNEVPEDWNDSEKILEVPQRPALMSALLSDLHIMLDKPSFPMKDLPDFLHKVGKGMPRDMKYALLVPMSVRIEMGEARISLRDYPLPFIHVPSTKSSQSARMQALSMTTDFVIAEEYRGPESMRKIKVQIVPGRNLDPMASNQGSFAVDVRRTIGPVKTFSDMVIDIHTSNPTRITWGPSYQPAIQDMMMAIESMTKPQLDPSEKVGFWDKIRLNFHSRVRVAWREGGDVHLALKGSRDPYQVTGNGAGFIMCWRKDVRWNIHADDDPKRFMTVDSGEYVLAVPDYSHHVRETRRQHGEDESFTSDSSYKSGAAFKKVVMKLSGKVQVMAGLVFEKAIVNGERSFEFKPHYDVILKAPHLAKAENGVPYDAFRGFRSQHIHLSVAVRAPVDREWTGSVTEPSRSYNTVHLTPRFFTHFFAWWSLFSGPLSLPIRQGALWPGREKNSKKFGRHLATIKYNVLLAPLFLSHIYKHKDVEDYAENSVSATGIKVRFDSWMLDLHMRREEFTTPDRGRNTQSRTSGMRIHAGQLDLVSADVRAVSASIRGTTADAVTKASLSSYIGDQEPDVADVSRFTIPDNDSRWIDMDDFVELDWILPTELNPDTKILPLAFAPRVTYFRQTDIGGLIDGDPDRTTHFGKEPTHFCIMSHDDDPRRVQSQLIRRRLEQIDQQAEIHRRTLGEIELRMVRGDTTTADLGAEYEILSRHTAVLHGRKVFLEGMLREMTPRAASCNDEDEESTATEGDLNRPDYLRGDDSDESEVTGEFASDFKNRFVVHNVQLKWNNTLRNIILRYMHQVGQRRGFVYYLSRPAVKFILDLVDEQTKSKTAATPTGTGKSPDANGKDRDIQKDIEDRIRKILGDGKKFSGSTGNIDAQHPAMADLSGGIADEFTTQNAYHVRLIAPQIQLQSDKNKKHVVLTTAKGMELKVVDVLEKSRISDNVSGLVQRRFLVNMDSTQFFVTHQKWFSTQLVSMYSGNTYGTPAGSSWPPWVPMEVMFDFQADPFGFKRVVQKTSAMLRYDKYNTLRLKYNDEVNTSEAAAVDNLSQAGSAQESRTDNLWVEFPQAHALCNSSQYYAIYVIVLDLLMYSEPLEKTRNERLEKIMLASDFSDLRGAPEMVIKLQERVRQLEDIKTHFQTHSRQMDEKGWQDRLVLERDLAACEDELFFMMKAITTSQRKFDHSTSSALLKWSITAKEIVWQLIRDNNEPLVELQLKDVEYDRTDNSDGSHINLIQVGRILGLNLLPDAIYPAMIAPYFEPSAGVVDIETKPMIRVYWNMLEAIAGIPIMDHFEVNLFPLKVQLEREVGKKLFEYIFPGIDGDAPAEGKNTSPFMIKQSIPGEEEDEGDNMSISESLANQITDHLTVPGEQEPEIPEFETRAGSLELRLRPTLTSDPDEDPPKHKALSIHSGEGTSFRLFRSGTGFKAVNKKRSYDSLRGSTPRPGVSRTGTGFSSNISISGDSRKGSRFGLRHRSTATDEEKAKARSDDLTKMIDRASNYMTFAYIKMPSVVLCVSYKGKGERNFEDVHDFVFRMPTIEYRNKTWSNLDLALALKSRVIKALISHTGAIIGNKFSKHRPNIAQQSKLREVATSSVLLATPVGSSIAGGESRENSGDDSSSIYGVGASPVDFSRSPPQSIRRAATAASSIPVPKSSASRSSSIASSQRSATVPQQQQASAAGHVVANTQATGAIPTFLMTQPTQSTISSGSSSAQEGGKTGFGSLLRPASSGWSKPFGGGGGSNGQQQQHQQTKRPGSSGGLGMGMGNNTVAFSNYNAGVGGMGMEEVMNSGGGGGSPERKRTGGHMGFRDKLSAIRHKLKEGGGGGQREQSVVAVRDQGGEMVLEEGGEDGEGGGGLMKTLSHRSSRRQ
- a CDS encoding uncharacterized protein (EggNog:ENOG503P56X), yielding MKRIALSEVDESKTNPSSSSPEQRPPRDQMPSKEQRQLLPQEVMDIVVPSLKVGGSAGACGLFMGGAAGILRGAPPVFFSLVAGGQWFALGSSYWAARLVAFNALGGEDKITPGDKLKGSTFAGAVSGVVGGSIRGPRNIIPGAIVCSLLGAGGQAFANRREAKQKEAEKDPSKNKRFWHSSWSPITALSDQDYVNLLEEKLLRVEADIALIDDRIRELREADSKKMGNTPPPTEQVPLIKEVKEATDNIPIQADKKGQSQSWWRW